One region of Archocentrus centrarchus isolate MPI-CPG fArcCen1 chromosome 6, fArcCen1, whole genome shotgun sequence genomic DNA includes:
- the LOC115781362 gene encoding uncharacterized protein LOC115781362 codes for MWVLWILCLTGSIICAPVNKGLGSNGAETQLPSPWYTFRGTGSPELGNSSNQAPQHTSSGSVGYTNYGAQGHPRVTWYETPPVGPDGYVAGQYGALAVGPDGYVVGQYQAAPVKVNSAPGTNSEDNKPVFSDVSDLEASLLHKLSFTAIRKEEQSLPKPATSPQNLLVYLCHYFHTPATCLLHKAILILYSQLSIDLFGTQDLVFEPTDLSLTCRCCSASLLMNVNWVINAFLFKSLVFSRK; via the exons ATGTG GGTGTTGTGGATATTATGTCTGACTGGAAGTATTATCTGTGCCCCTGTGAACAAAG GGCTGGGCTCAAATGGTGCTGAGACACAACTCCCGTCTCCTTGGTATACGTTCAGGGGAACGGGGAGTCCTGAACTGGGGAACAGCTCTAATCAAGCTCCACAACATACTAGCAGTGGCTCTGTTGGCTACACTAACTACGGAGCACAAGGCCACCCTCGAGTCACCTGGTATGAGACTCCACCAGTTGGCCCAGATGGCTATGTGGCGGGTCAGTATGGGGCTCTAGCAGTTGGCCCAGATGGTTATGTGGTGGGTCAGTATCAGGCAGCCCCTGTAAAGGTTAACTCTGCACCTGGTACCAACAGTGAGGACAACAAGCCAGTCTTCAGTGACGTGTCTGATCTGGAGGCCAGTCTACTCCATAAGCTCTCGTTCACAGCTATCAGAAAGGAAGAGCAGTCTTTGCCCAAACCCGCTACATCCCCACAGAATCTCTTGGTCTATCTATGCCACTATTTCCATACACCAGCTACATGTTTGCTCCACAAGGCAATCCTCATACTGTattcacaactttctattgatCTCTTTGGGACTCAGGATCTAGTTTTTGAACCTACTGACTTGTCTTTAACTTGCAGGTGTTGTTCTGCTTCACTGCTTATGAATGTTAACTGGGTAATAAATGCCTTTTTGTTTAAATCTTTGGTTTTCTCACGCAAATGA